The following coding sequences lie in one Alosa sapidissima isolate fAloSap1 chromosome 15, fAloSap1.pri, whole genome shotgun sequence genomic window:
- the LOC121684185 gene encoding ras-related protein Rap-2b, with translation MREYKVVVLGSGGVGKSALTVQFVTGSFIEKYDPTIEDFYRKEIEVDSSPSVLEILDTAGTEQFASMRDLYIKNGQGFILVYSLVNQQSFQDIKPMRDQIIRVKRYERVPMILVGNKVDLEGEREVSSGEGKALADEWNCPFMETSAKNKGSVDELFAEIVRQMNYASTPNGDDQCCSSCVIL, from the coding sequence ATGAGAGAATACAAAGTAGTCGTGCTGGGCTCTGGTGGTGTGGGGAAATCAGCATTGACTGTTCAGTTTGTCACTGGGTCTTTTATCGAGAAATACGACCCTACAATAGAGGATTTCTATAGAAAAGAGATCGAAGTTGACTCGTCGCCTTCAGTGTTGGAAATCCTGGACACGGCGGGGACAGAACAGTTCGCATCGATGCGAGATCTGTACATCAAAAACGGGCAGGGATTCATACTGGTGTACAGTCTGGTTAATCAACAGAGCTTCCAGGATATCAAACCGATGAGGGATCAGATTATTCGTGTCAAAAGGTACGAGAGAGTGCCCATGATCTTGGTTGGGAACAAGGTGGATTTGGAAGGCGAGCGAGAGGTCTCTTCCGGGGAAGGCAAAGCCCTAGCGGATGAGTGGAACTGTCCGTTTATGGaaacttcagccaaaaataaagGCTCGGTCGACGAACTGTTCGCAGAGATTGTCAGACAAATGAACTATGCTTCAACTCCAAATGGGGACGACCAGTGCTGCTCATCATGTGTCATTCTTTAG